From the genome of Takifugu rubripes chromosome 10, fTakRub1.2, whole genome shotgun sequence:
TCAGCTGTTCAGAGATCAGATTACACATCAAGTGCAGGTAGGTGAGGATCCAAAATCAGGATTGAGCAGATTCACAGTGTGTCCCTAATCTTTTCCTCTTATTCCAGGCTCCGAGTGTGTCGATAAGCTTTACGCCAATCTTCCTGGTGCGAGGGTCCCATTAAACATCTTTTCCTCCTGGGGTGGTGTGAGCTGCCACGTGAAGCTGACCACCACCCCGGGATTCCTGATCCGCCTGACCGTCGCATCATTTCTAATCGAGCCCACCGACTGCACGAGTGACGCTCTGACCGTGTACGACGCCCTCCTGCCCATGAGGGGGCGCATTCTGCACAGGTGAGCAGCCTCTCTGGGCCTGTTCCTCCACACAACAGCAAGACCTCCTTGGTTTATGAGGGTGCGTTGGtttattgttttctgtttgtgccGATGCAGGTTGTGCGAGCCGGTGTCCGTCCCCCTCTCTTTAGTGTCTACCTCCAATGTCATGCTGCTGTCCTTCAGGATGACTAATGGCAACAAGAGCTTCAGAGGATACTTTGAGACCCTTGCTGAGGAAAGTATGAGACATGATCCCCGCGCCTATATGTCATCTTGCTTGTGGCACGTGCAAATTGACCTTCTGAGGTGACCCCTGTCTCCTGCACTCTCAGGCTGCCTGTCTCAGATTGAGACCCACGCAGACTCAGACGTTTCCGGTCACCTCTACAGCCCTTTCCACCCCAGCCTTCTGCCCCCACAGTGCTCCTGCACCTGGAGGTTTAAGGTAGCACGGCTTCGAGCCTCTTCGGGTGACTTTTAAATGGTCTGATTGCATGTTTCCTGTGCCGTTTCATCACTTTTCCACAGACACCCAGCAGCACTTTGGGAGTTGCTCTGCAGTTTCAGAACTATGAGCTGAAACCAAAAGACATGAAGAGCTGCGATCAGGGCTGGTGGAAGATTAGTGAAATCATGTATGTGTCTACAAATACATGCAAGTTTATTAAAAATAGACAAATCAGTCTCAAAATCGAATTTATTCCAATGAAGTGTTAATCTAACCTGTCCTATGAGCTGCAAAACTATTTTTGCACTGTGTCCAGCTGGTATTTTATCAGGCAGTAACATCCTGTGGCAGTTAGTACACACTTGCTTTTCCTTTCACAGATTCTGTGGCAGCTACGTGGGGCACCACACGGTGTTCCGGATTGCGTCCCAGCATGCCGAGGTGGAGTTTCGCTGCAGCTCACGTAACTCCGCTCAGCCCTTTGAGGCGACTTACAGCAGCTACAACATCACCCAACGTAAGCGGCGGCATCACCCATCACGGAGCGCGTGTGACTGGCTTACAACACCCAAAGACGTATCgcaaaccaaacaaacacagaaacaaatagACGATTCATTGTGCGCggttacttttttttaaaccagtttCTTTTCTGTCACATCCATCATAACTTCTGTTGTGTACCGTAGCCTGTCCAGagagccacttcctgtgctcCTCAGGCCTGTGTGTGGACAAGAGCCGACGCTGTGACGGCCTGGATGACTGCCAGGACGAGAGTGACGAGGTCTTCTGCTGTAAGTCTGATTACAGGTTATATAACACCCGTGTACAAGCGATGGGACATGTTGGCTTTAAGATTACGCTGGCACCCGGCCTTCCCACGCGTGAGGCTATCCGCCAATATTTTCACAGCAAGACCCACCAAGAGCTGTGGGGGCAGCAGTCCTCTGCATCCACTGTTCGTGTGCAACGGCGAGGCCGACTGCGTCGACGGAAGGGATGAGCTCAACTGCACTCAGGGTAGGAAGCACTACGGCCGCAGCCTGTTcgccctttgacctctgaggaaTAGGAAATACCCTATGTTTGCCAGAAACAACCTGCTCCGCAATAAGGTATCAGTGCCGGAGTGGGAACTGCATCCTGAAGAAGAACGCAAAGTGCGACGGCGTTGTCGACTGTCAGGACCGCAGTGATGAGGTGGAATGTGGTGAGGAAAAAAAGGCTCTTATCACGGTGTTATGCAGATATGCAATACCTTATCTAATATCTTAGATCATTTcacatgtttgtttatttggttgttttttttaacttcagaaCATTCTAGTAAATAAAACCCTACAAATATTAACCACTGACTGCCTCCTTAGACTGTGGACGCCCATCTTTGGTCCAGAATGAGTCGTTGACGGGACCGCTACGTATTGTGGGTGGGGTTGATTCCGTGGAAGGGGAGTGGCCTTGGCAGGTCAGCCTCCATTTTTCTGGTCACATGTACTGCGGggcttctgtcctctcctccgaTTGGCTCGTCTCAGCAGCCCACTGCTTCAGCAAAGAAAAGTGAGTCACTCCTTACATTCCTTTTTAGGTATTTTTGTTAAAAAGTTGTGTAATTACCACACTCATTGCTAGCCATTATCCTGCACCTCCCCCCCAGACTCTCTGACCCTCGTCACTGGAGCGCCCACCTTGGCATGCTGACACAGGGGAGTGCCAAACACGTGGCGAGTATCCAACGAATCGTAGTGCATGAGTACTACAACGCGCACACCTTCGACTATGACATcgccctgctgcagctgaagaagcCGTGGCCCCCCTCCACCGGCCCCTCAGTGCAGCCCGTGTGTCTGCCTCCAACGTCTCACACTGTTACCGGGAGCCACCGCTGCTGGGTCACCGGCTGGGGTTACCGCTCCGAGGAGGGTGAGCACTACTTATAATAGAGGGCTGTTTGCTCACAAGTGTTTCTCCCCCCGATAAATGCCGATGCCTTCCAGATAAAGTGCTGCC
Proteins encoded in this window:
- the tmprss7 gene encoding transmembrane protease serine 7 — translated: MFRVANAEFIPEYRQEESHEFVSMATKIQHVVSSVYRTSSVARLYKQAVISDLSSNNKGGVLVHFWMVFVVPRLKNPAVCEECVGAIFRDSVHTSMKNRSSVGYLLGLPVDIDSILINAVQRSDYTSSAGSECVDKLYANLPGARVPLNIFSSWGGVSCHVKLTTTPGFLIRLTVASFLIEPTDCTSDALTVYDALLPMRGRILHRLCEPVSVPLSLVSTSNVMLLSFRMTNGNKSFRGYFETLAEESCLSQIETHADSDVSGHLYSPFHPSLLPPQCSCTWRFKTPSSTLGVALQFQNYELKPKDMKSCDQGWWKISEIIFCGSYVGHHTVFRIASQHAEVEFRCSSRNSAQPFEATYSSYNITQPCPESHFLCSSGLCVDKSRRCDGLDDCQDESDEVFCSRPTKSCGGSSPLHPLFVCNGEADCVDGRDELNCTQETTCSAIRYQCRSGNCILKKNAKCDGVVDCQDRSDEVECDCGRPSLVQNESLTGPLRIVGGVDSVEGEWPWQVSLHFSGHMYCGASVLSSDWLVSAAHCFSKEKLSDPRHWSAHLGMLTQGSAKHVASIQRIVVHEYYNAHTFDYDIALLQLKKPWPPSTGPSVQPVCLPPTSHTVTGSHRCWVTGWGYRSEEDKVLPSVLQKAEVSILSQTECKKSYGPVSPRMLCAGVSSGERDACRGDSGGALSCQAAGGGRWFLIGIVSWGSGCGRPNLPGVYTRVNKFTSWIYSHIS